CCCGGCAGCAGGCGAAGGACTCAACGGACTGACGAAGATGGCCGGAACGGGTGGTCCCATTCCGTCCATCTTTGGCAAAGGGCGTGCTCAGCCAGCGCCAGGTCGCGCGGCCGGGAACGCCCTCGCCGCCCGTCCCATCGATTGCTCCGTAACCGCCCTTATGAGGGCTCAAAAGGGCGGTTACGGAGCAATCGATGGGGAGTTTACTTAACCCCGGCCCCCGGCAAGAGTTCCTTGGCGCCCAGGGAGTCGGCGACGAAGGCGTAGTCCCACGCGCGTTCCTTCCACTGCACGTAGCGGCCCGAGGCGCCGCCGTGGCCGCCCTCCATCTCGATCTTCATCACGATCGTCTCGCTGCCGGTGTTGAGTTCGCGCAGCCGCTGCACCCACTTGGCGGGCTCCACGTAGAGCACCCGGGTGTCATTAAACGAGGTGACCGCCGCGATCTTGGGGTAGGCCACCGCGCGGACGTTTTCGTACGGGGTGTAGGACTTCATGTACTCGTACACGGCGCGGTCGGTGATTGGGTTGCCCCATTCCTCCCACTCCAGCGCCGAGAGCGGCAGTTCGGGATCCAGGATGGTGGTCAGGGCGTCCACGAACGGGACGGCCGCCACGATCGCCGCGTACTTCTCCGGTGCCAGGTTGGCCACGGCGCCCATCAGCAGGCCGCCGGCCGAGCCGCCCATGGCCGCGATCCGTGCCGGGTCCACCCAGCCGGACTGCGCCAGCCAGTCCGTGGCCGCGATGAAGTCCGTGAAGGTGTTCTTCTTCTGCAGCTTCTTGCCGGTGTCGTACCAGTGCCGGCCCAGCTCCCCGCCGCCGCGGATGTGGGCGATCACGAACACGATGCCACGGTCCAGCAGGGAGAGCCGGGGGATCCCGAAGCTGGGATCCATGCTCATCTCGTAGGAGCCGTAGCCATACACCAGCCCGGCCGCCGTGGAATCGCGGGCCACCGAGGCGTGCCGCAGCACCGAAAGCGGGATCCGGGTCCCGTCGGACGCCACCGCCCACTCGCGGGTGGCGACGTAGTCGGCGGCCGAGTAGCCGCCCAGGACGGGGCTTTCCTTGCGCAGCAGCAGTTCGCCGGCGGGCAGCTCCGCGGTGGGCAGCACAAAGTCGTAGACCCGGGACGGCGTGAAGTAGGAGGTGTAGCCCATCCGGATTACCGGGGCCTCGTAGTCGGAGCCGGCGACGCCCGCGGTGTAGAGCTCCTCCTCGAAGGCCGGCTCCACCGGCGCGCCCTGCTCCGGCGTGCCCAGGCCGGCCAGCGGCAGGACCTGCACGCGCTCGATAGTGTCCTTGCGGATGGAGACCACCAGATGCGTCGAGGTGACCCCGGCGCCGTTGACGCGCACCTGGTCGGAGTGTTCGACGACGGTGGTCCAGTGCTGCTCGGCGAGCGGTTTGGCGAGCTCGGCCGGGTCCACGAGGGAGACCATGGAGTTGATGGCGTCCCTGTTGTGGGTCAGGACGATGGCCTCGGCCTGCTTCCCTGCGGCGTCGGCCAGCAGGAACGGCTCGGCCTCGTAGAGGATGCGCTCGTCCCGGGAGATCACGGTGCTGAGTCCGGCGTCGAGCGCGTCGAAGCGCAGCAGGCGGGTCTCGCTGAATTCCGAGCAGCCGATGCCCAGCACCAGGTGGCGCCGGTCGGCGGAGAGCTCGAAGCCCAGCCACATGGCGACGTCGTCCTCCTGGTAGATGACCACGTCCCCCTCGACGGGCGTGCCGAGGACGTGGGCCTTGACCTGGTAGGGCCGCCAGGCGTCATCCACCACGGTGTAGAAGATCCGGGTGCCGTCGGGGGAGAAGGAGATGCCGTAGAAGACGTTCTCGATCACATCGGGAAGGAGCTCCCCGGTCCGCAGGTCCTTGATGCGCAGCGTGAACCGCTCGTCGCCGGCGTTGTCCACGGCGTAGGCGTAGAGGTTCCCGTCGATGGTCACGGCGGCGCCGCCGACGGCGAAGAAAGGCTTGCCCTCTGCCTCGACGTTGCAGTCCAGCAGGATCTCCTCGCCGGGGATGTCGACGCCGACCTCGACGGCGGGGGGAGTCCAGTCGGCGATGCGGTCACCGGTGTCCTGGGCCCGGACGCGGCACTGGATGCCGTACTCCTTCCCTTCCACGGAGCGGGTGTAATACCACCAGCCGTCCTTGCGGTTGGGAACGGAGAGGTCCGTCTCCTGGGTGCGGCCCTTGATCTCCTGGAAGATGGCCTCGCGCAGCGGTTCCTGGTGGGCCGTCACGGCCTCCTGGTAGGCGTTCTCGGCCTTGAGCAGCTCCACGACCTCCGGGGATTCCTTGTTCCGCAGCCATTCGTAGTTGTCCTCGAAGGCGTCACCGTGGTGCGTGCGGACGGCAGGGATTTTCTTGGCCACGGGGGGCTGCGGGGACGGCTGCACGGGAGTCTGGGTCATGGCTCCAATCTACCGCCCCGCGGGGGCCAAGAACCGATGCCCAGGGTTCGCCCCGGCAGCGAGCAGCCGAAGATTTTGGGGCGTGTCGCGGAAGCTATGTTGCCCATTAGTCCAAATGCGTGATAATGAGCTACCGCCTGGGGGAGGTTACGAACAAGTAACGAGGAGGTAATCATGGAGCCACACATGAACGGCCGGTCGTTTCGCAAGATCTCAGTTGCGTTAGCGGCCACAGCAGTACTCGTCACAGGGTGCCAATCGGGGAACGCCAGCAACCCGACACTCTCACCCACCGCTTCCGGCACGGCACCAGCATCGGGTGCAGCCGCAGCACCGGCAACGGACATCCCCCACCACAAGGACGGCGGCCTCATCATGGCCGATTCCCTGCCCCACGGGAGCGATCATCCGGTGGACATGTCCCCGCAGCAGATCTATGGGGTCGGCGAACAGGCGGTCTTCGCCATCGAGGGGCGCCGCCCGGACGACTTCCTGGGGTTCGGCACGGGGTTCCTCGTCGACAAGGAGGGAGGCATGGGTGTCACCAACGCGCACGTCGTGGAGGGCCTGGCCGCGATTTCCGGTCGCTTCAACAGCGGCGAGAAAGCTGCGCTCCACGTCATCGGGTCGGACCCGTGCTCTGACATTGCCGTGGTCCACTTCTCCTCCCCGCTGCCGGAAAAGTCCGATGCTGTCATTTTCGGCAACTCCGCTGACGTCAAACCCGGGGACACCGTCACTGTTCTTGGCTATCCGGATACCCTGACCCAGAGCCCCTCGGAACAGAAACTGCTCATTTCCTCGGGCCTCGTCAACGCGACCAACGTGGCGGCCCGCCCCCCGGGATTGCCCGAATACAAGGACACCATCCAGCACGGGGCGACCATCAACTACGGCAATTCGGGCGGCCCCTTGCTCGATCACCACGGCAGGCTGGTGGGGATCAACACACTGACTAATCCAGGCACGCCGGGCGCGCCCGTGCAGGGCCAGTTCTATTCGATCGCCATTGACTCGGCCAAACGGGAGATCGTGGACAAGCTGCTCAAGGGCGAGTCTCCCAACAACATGGGATGGGCGGTCGAGGAGTACTACCCCGGCTACTTCAAGTCCCTGGACCGCGTCAAGGGCCCTGCTCTTGACGCGCAGCTGGCCAAGGCGGGCGTGCAGGGCGGCCTGTACGTCAAGGCGGTCACCCCGGGCTCGGGAGCCAGCAAGGCCGGGATCCAGTCCGGCATGCTGGTGACGAAGTTCCAGAACACGTCCACCTACACCATCGCCGAGATGTGCGCTATTTCCGAGTCCATTCTTCCCGGCTCGGCAGCCGAGGTCGAAGGGTTGTATCTCCTCTCGGAACCCTCAAAATTCAGCACTCCGTTCAAGGCTGAATTCGTTGTCCCGGGCAAGCACTGAAAGGCATCGCACCGATTGACACCCGGCCGGGCACCCGGCCGGGCGTTACCACTTCGTCGTCCACCACTCGTGCAGCCTCGGCACATCCGCGCCGGCGGACACCGCCCGGTACTCCACGAGCGAGTCCTGGTCATTCCACACCAGGTAGTTCTCCCCGTCCTTCGAGGCACCCAGGATCCGGCCCTTGACCGCCGAGTCCCCCCGTGACCAGTCCTGCCAGCCCGGTGGGTTCTCCGGCGCCCGTTCGGCTGCCCCGTACTGCTGGACCAGGTCATCAAACGCGGCGTTCATCGCGTCTGCGGTGGCATATCCGTAGACGGAGATCTGCGGTTTCTCCATGGCGTTGAAGCCGCTGTCGGCGGGTGGCTCGCAAACAAGTCCGAAACTCGCTGCCACCAGGTTCTTGTTCGGCGCGCAGCTGTCCGGGGACACTTGGCCGCGGGAGGCTGCCGTGGTGAGCAGGGTGCATTCGCCGTCCGTCAGTCTGGGCCGCACCTCGCCCGCGCACTTCCTGGACGTCGGCGCCTGGGACGTGGCGCTGGACAGGGGATTGGGCGGGAAAGGGAAACCGCCCGCCAGCGCGATCGCGGTCCCGAGCAGCACCACTGCCGCGCTCACGCCGCCTCCGATCAGGATCCGCTTGGTAAGCCGCGACGGCTTCCTGCCGCGTGGAGGGGCGGCTGGAACATCCGCACGCTGATGCCCGACGGCGGCACCCGGCTGGTCCGCACCGTCACCGGCACCCGCGCCGTCGGCCCCGCCAAGAGCAGCGTCCGCGCTTCCTCCAGGGCCCGCAGAGATCCCGCTCGACGCCGGCGCCTCCAGTGCCCCGACGCTGGTGATCTGTTTGGGATCCCCCATCAACCCCAGTTTCATCGGCAGGATTTCCCCGAGCCGGGCCTGAAGCGCCGGGATGTGGCTGGACCCGCCGGTGAGGTAGACCCGGTGGAGTTGCTGGGACGAGGGCAGCGCCTCCTGGATGACCCGCTGGACCAGTTCCACGGCACGGCCGATCTGGCCGTCGATCAGTTGCTCAAACTCGGCGCGGGTCACGGTGCAGACCCATTCGTGCCCGCCAGAGCGGACACCGATGGGAGCCGCCCCGTGGAAGCTCAGGGCATGCTTGGCTTCCCGCACCTGGTCCTTCAGCGCGGCTTTGTCGGCGCTGGAACGCTCTGACGCCAGGCCCTGCAGGAGGTTCGTCTTTCCTTCGGCGGCGAGCTGTGCGTAGACCCAGTTCTCCAGTTGTGCATCGAAGTCATGCCCGCCCAGGGGGTCGATGCCGGCCGAGGCCACAACGCGAAAGGCCCGCCCGTCGGGGGTTTCGGCGAATTCCAGCACTGCGGCGTCGCAGGTGCCGCCCCCGAAATCCAGCACGGCCACGTGCGCGCCCACGCCGACGTCGGAGCTGGCCGCATAGTGCCAGCCGGCCGCGATGGGTTCGGCCATCAGGACGATGCCTTCTTCCGGGATGCCGGCCTTCACCGCGGCGGCGGACAGGCGGCCCTTCAGGTATTCGTCCCAGGACTCCGGGTGGGTCAGGACCACCTCGAACGGGAACCCGCCGCCCACAAAGCGGATGGCCTGTCCGACGACGAACCGCAGTACCGCTGCGACGAGGTCGACCGGATCGAAGACGGCGTCGCCGAGCACCACCGCATCCTCGCCGAGGCGGCGCTTGGGCGTCGGTTCGAACGCCGCGGGGTAGATGCCCGCGATTTGGCGTGCGGCGTCGCCCGTGAGGATCTCACCGTTGTAGGCGGCCACGCAGGAAGGGATGGCGTCCGAGCGCGTGCCCAGCCTGAGAACAAGAGCGCTGCCGGCTGCCGGCGCGACGGCGGCTGCCGTGTTTGAGGTCCCGAAGTCGATGGCCAATCGCCAGGGGATTTCCTCCATGTTGGCTCCTTAAGTCCACGTTCCCCCGCACGTGAGTAGCCGGGGCAGGGCGCCAGGGCGAACCCGGGGCGGGAATCGCCGGTCCCCAACCCATAGTGTGCTCCCGCATCCGTGCATCGCGGTAGTCCCGGGCAGCCTGACCGTGGTGCAGGCCCCTGACCGTGGTGCAGGTCAGAGGTGATGGAGGTGTGCCAGGCTCTCATCGATTTCCGCGACTTGCTTGTCGATCGTGGCGACTTCGCGTTGGAGTTCCTCAATGCGCCGCTGCGACTCCTCGGCAGAGAGCCGTTCCTGGGCCTGGCTCTCCTGGATGAGCTGCTGAAGTCCGCCCAAAGATGCCTGCAGCTGGGTGCGGTAAGTGACCACCAGCTCGGGCTTGAGCCTGCGCACCCGGGCGTCCAGATAGTCCGCAATCACCGCGCGTTCCAGCTGGGCGAGTCGAGGGACTTCCGCCTGCAGCCGGGTTCGCTCCAAGACGTTCTGGCGGTAGTACCGGTTGAACGCAAACCAGCCGCCGGCTCCAGCGACTGCCAGCGGAACGGCGGCGCCCGACACGGCGACACCGAGCAGGCCGGCGATGGAGGTTCCGATGCTGGATCCCATCACCACCGACATCACCACGGTGGGATCGAAGCCGGCCCCGCGCCGCTCGCTGCCAAGGTGCGGCTGGTCGGCGGGGGCACCGGCGGCACTGAGTAGCTCGTTGAGCACCGCCGGCAGCGGAACCTCGCGGAAGAATCCGTGGGTGAGAATGGCCAGCCGCTCCTCGGCTTCCGCGATGAGGTCGGCGCGCAGTGCCAGGAGTTCAGCGATCATGTCGCTGCTCAGTTGACGCATCTTTTTCTGGTCCCGGAGTCCCCGGGCCGCCTGGATCCGGTTCCGCCACAGGGAGATCCAGTCGTCAAACGCCGCGGCGGCGCTGCGCAGGACACCCGCGCGGAGTTCCCCGAGGTCCCTTTCCAGGTCCAGGGCCCAGCGCTGCTGCTCCTCCTTCAGCTCCGAGAACCGCTGCCGCTCGGCCAGCATTCCCGCCCGGGTTTCTGCCGGCGCACCGGCCACAGCCAGTTGGGTGAGCCGGGCCCGGCGGTAGCCGTCCAGCGCTGTCCGCGCCAAGCGGAGCGCGTTGGCTGTGGGGGCCAGGCCGGCGTGGGCAAGTTCCGTTTTCAAGGCCTCCACGAAGCGGGAAAGTCCGGAGGCGGCCAGGAGTTGGTCGCGCACGGCCGGATCCGTGGCCGTGGCCGCAGCCGCAGCAGTGACGGGCGAAACGCCAAGCACGAACGTGTCCGCGAGCCGGGGAATCCGCGCCCGGAGCAGGGCCGCGTTGCCGGCGGCGACGTTCTGCCAGGAGCCCGGAAAGAGGTCAGTCTTGGTGATGACTATGCCCAGCGATTCCACCTGGGCCGAGCATTGTTCCAGGTAGGCCAGCTCGCCGCTGGACAGCTGGGCGCCGGCGTCAGTGACAAAAACGGCGAGCGATGCCGCTTCCAGGAACTTCAGGTTGAGCTGCGACTGGGGTGCGTCCAGGCCTCCCGGGCTCGGGGCATCGAGCAGGACCGCGTCACCGAGCAGCCCCTTTCCTCCGGCCGTGTCCGGCGTAACCAGGCGGTAGAGGGCCTCTCCTGCTGCGTCGGCATCCCGGCCCGCCAGGTCGGGTGCCAGCAGGTTGACCAGTGAGGTCTTCCCCCGGCCGCTCTCGCCGAGAAAGACGACGACCGGAGCGTGGCCGACGTCCGTGGCCTGCCGGATGGCCCGGTCGGCGGCGTCGGGATATCCGACCGAGCGCAGCAGGCGGGTAGAGGTGCTGAGCACTGCCCGGGCCGAGGCCAGGGCGGCAAGCTGCGGGACCTCAGTATTGGACGTCATCGCCGTCGCCTGGGGCCTCGTCCCCGGAGTTCCAGCCATCGGAGCCGGACTCGTCGCCGTCGAACGGCTGATCCGGCGTGGCCGCGAAGCCGTATCCCGGCCCCCCGTCCCCGCCGGGATCATCGTCGTCGGCGTCTGGATCATCCCCGTCATGGTCGTCGGCGTCGAAGTCGGCGTCTGGATCGATTCCGACGGCGGCTGCGGCGACGGCGGGGGAGGCGCCGTCCGGGCCGTCCTCCTGTCCGGCGGCGAAGGTGGCCTCCAACGCGCGTTCCCAGACGGCGGCCGGCGGCCCTTCGGGAACCAGCAGCATTTCTTTCAGCGAGATTTCAGGGACTTCGTGGCTCATTTTCCTCTTCCTCCTGTGTAAGGGTGGTCGAACATTTTGTGCGGGTCTATAGTGGCCCTAATATCGGCTAGTGCGGGGGGCACGGCGACCTGAACCCGAGTGGGGGACGCATGGACGCGACCGTGGCCCAGAGGCAGCTGTTGGATGCCGCAATCCGGGGCGATGAAAAGGCTTTTGAGGCCCTGGTGACCGAGTCCCGGACCATGATCTGGTCGGTCTGCCTGCGGATCACCGGGAACACCTACGACGCCGAGGACGCCCTGCAGGACACCCTGCTGGCTGCGTGGCGCGGGATGGGGAATTTCCGCCGCGAGTCCGGCTTCGGGACGTGGGTCTACAAGATTGCGGCCAACGCGGCGTTGACCATTGTCCGGGCCAGGAAGAGCACCGAGGTCGAGGTGGACGAGACGTACTCCCCGGAACGCGACTTCGCCGAAAGGCTCGCGGAGGCTGACCTGGTCCAGCAGGCGATGAAGACCATGCCGGCGGATTTCCGTGTGGCCCTGGTGCTGCGGGAGCTGTGTGACTTCACGTATGCGCAGATCGCCGATTACCAGGGCGTGGGGGTGCCCACGGTGAAGACCAGGATCAGCCGCGCACGGCAGGCTTTCGAGGCCGCCGTGACCTCCGGTGTTGCGTAACCTCCCGCCCGTCATGGCCGGCTCCCGGCAGTTCCGGAACGGATCAGCAGGGAACGGGCGATGACCCTGGCAGCCCGGGCCTCTGCGCCCGTTGATGCGGTGGAAACCATCGACTGATAATGGGCGGCCAGCCCCAGGTAGCCGCTGCTTCCGGAAATATCCGGCAGAACTCCGTCCAGTTCCGGATCATCCCGGGTAAGGCCCTGCAGCACCGCCACCATTTCATGCCCGGGGGCGTCCGCTTTCAGCAGGTCCAGCGCGGCTTCCTCGTGCAGGCGGTGAAAGGCCGGGGCATGCCGTGCCGCTTCGATCAGGCGACGCGCGTCAGCGGGCCAGGACCGGGAGCGCGCTGCAGCCAGGAGGCCGGTGAGCATCCCGTCCACGCGGGCACTTTCCGTCGGGCCGATCACCGCCGATTGCAGGGTCCGTTCCAGCGCTGCCAGTCCGGACCGTTCGTGCAGCCACCGGGTGAGCTGCCCGGCAGATCCGCACTGCTCCCTTCCATATCTGATTCCGTACGGTCCGATCAGTCCGGTGAGCCGCAGGAAATCCTCCCCGGACACCTCCGGGGGAGCGCCCAGCTGGTCGGCGAACTGGAGACGCAGATCGTCCGCTCCCTGCAGCAGGCGGAGATTCCGCACGTCCTGTTCGCGCAGCGCCCCGGTCTGCACCGTTTCGGCGAGCAGGGCCGAGACGGGAAGCACGGCGGTGAGCTGCGGCATCCTGCCGGAAAGTTCGGCTGCGGCCGTTTGGGCCTGGTCCACCGGCTCCGCCCCGTGCCACGGGCCGCCGCCGAAGTTATCGGCGTGTGCCACGAGACCAACCACGGTGGATCGCCCCGGTCCGGCGCCGGGGCGGGCCTTGAACCGGGCAATGAATTCCTCATCGTCCGGGCGGAAGGAGTCCCGGACCAGGTAGAGCAGCGCGTCGGGGCTGTCCGGATCTGTGCCCCCCAGCATCCGGGCCTCGGTCCGGCGCGAATTGTCCGTCGCCGCCGAGCCCAGCCCGGGGGTGTCCACGATTGTGGCGGGCCGCAGCACGGCCGCCTGCACGTGGACCTGCAGGTAATCGATGGTCTCGGGGGGGATATCTTCCAGGACCGGCCCGGATCCGGTGAGCGGTACCGGCACCACATTCCCGGTGTCCAGCACGGCTTCGGCGCGGGCCGGCGAACCGTAGACGTAGCGGCACAGCAACGCGGTGGTTTCCTGCGTTGAGGTGGGCGCCAGTTTGGCGCTGATCAGGCTGTTCACCAACGTCGACTTGCCCGTATTCACCCGGCCCGTCACCGCAATGACGGCCGGACGCCGGAGCGCGGTCCGGAAATCGGCAATCACCCGGCCGCCGGACAGCCCCAGCAGCGTATCGACGTCGTCCAGCAACTGCTCCGCGCTGGAGCGAAGGCCCGAATGGCCCTCGGGAGCATTCATGGCCGAACCTCTTTTCGGGTGGACGTCTTTATCCGTTTGATGCCCGCGGCGGCGGAAATGTTCCCGGAAGATCCAATTTTCTTTTTGGGAACTTTTCGGGGGCCCGGGGCCTCTAATCACCATCAGCAAAACAGGGAGCAAGAGCTTCCACTACATAAGGAGATCATCATGTACGTCAACGCAACAGTTCTCGCGGAAGTAGATCGCAGTGGCGACGGCTGGGTCGACTGGATCGCCGGCGACACC
This DNA window, taken from Pseudarthrobacter sp. ATCC 49987, encodes the following:
- a CDS encoding S9 family peptidase, coding for MTQTPVQPSPQPPVAKKIPAVRTHHGDAFEDNYEWLRNKESPEVVELLKAENAYQEAVTAHQEPLREAIFQEIKGRTQETDLSVPNRKDGWWYYTRSVEGKEYGIQCRVRAQDTGDRIADWTPPAVEVGVDIPGEEILLDCNVEAEGKPFFAVGGAAVTIDGNLYAYAVDNAGDERFTLRIKDLRTGELLPDVIENVFYGISFSPDGTRIFYTVVDDAWRPYQVKAHVLGTPVEGDVVIYQEDDVAMWLGFELSADRRHLVLGIGCSEFSETRLLRFDALDAGLSTVISRDERILYEAEPFLLADAAGKQAEAIVLTHNRDAINSMVSLVDPAELAKPLAEQHWTTVVEHSDQVRVNGAGVTSTHLVVSIRKDTIERVQVLPLAGLGTPEQGAPVEPAFEEELYTAGVAGSDYEAPVIRMGYTSYFTPSRVYDFVLPTAELPAGELLLRKESPVLGGYSAADYVATREWAVASDGTRIPLSVLRHASVARDSTAAGLVYGYGSYEMSMDPSFGIPRLSLLDRGIVFVIAHIRGGGELGRHWYDTGKKLQKKNTFTDFIAATDWLAQSGWVDPARIAAMGGSAGGLLMGAVANLAPEKYAAIVAAVPFVDALTTILDPELPLSALEWEEWGNPITDRAVYEYMKSYTPYENVRAVAYPKIAAVTSFNDTRVLYVEPAKWVQRLRELNTGSETIVMKIEMEGGHGGASGRYVQWKERAWDYAFVADSLGAKELLPGAGVK
- a CDS encoding S1C family serine protease, with product MADSLPHGSDHPVDMSPQQIYGVGEQAVFAIEGRRPDDFLGFGTGFLVDKEGGMGVTNAHVVEGLAAISGRFNSGEKAALHVIGSDPCSDIAVVHFSSPLPEKSDAVIFGNSADVKPGDTVTVLGYPDTLTQSPSEQKLLISSGLVNATNVAARPPGLPEYKDTIQHGATINYGNSGGPLLDHHGRLVGINTLTNPGTPGAPVQGQFYSIAIDSAKREIVDKLLKGESPNNMGWAVEEYYPGYFKSLDRVKGPALDAQLAKAGVQGGLYVKAVTPGSGASKAGIQSGMLVTKFQNTSTYTIAEMCAISESILPGSAAEVEGLYLLSEPSKFSTPFKAEFVVPGKH
- a CDS encoding Hsp70 family protein, whose product is MEEIPWRLAIDFGTSNTAAAVAPAAGSALVLRLGTRSDAIPSCVAAYNGEILTGDAARQIAGIYPAAFEPTPKRRLGEDAVVLGDAVFDPVDLVAAVLRFVVGQAIRFVGGGFPFEVVLTHPESWDEYLKGRLSAAAVKAGIPEEGIVLMAEPIAAGWHYAASSDVGVGAHVAVLDFGGGTCDAAVLEFAETPDGRAFRVVASAGIDPLGGHDFDAQLENWVYAQLAAEGKTNLLQGLASERSSADKAALKDQVREAKHALSFHGAAPIGVRSGGHEWVCTVTRAEFEQLIDGQIGRAVELVQRVIQEALPSSQQLHRVYLTGGSSHIPALQARLGEILPMKLGLMGDPKQITSVGALEAPASSGISAGPGGSADAALGGADGAGAGDGADQPGAAVGHQRADVPAAPPRGRKPSRLTKRILIGGGVSAAVVLLGTAIALAGGFPFPPNPLSSATSQAPTSRKCAGEVRPRLTDGECTLLTTAASRGQVSPDSCAPNKNLVAASFGLVCEPPADSGFNAMEKPQISVYGYATADAMNAAFDDLVQQYGAAERAPENPPGWQDWSRGDSAVKGRILGASKDGENYLVWNDQDSLVEYRAVSAGADVPRLHEWWTTKW
- a CDS encoding RNA polymerase sigma factor, whose product is MAQRQLLDAAIRGDEKAFEALVTESRTMIWSVCLRITGNTYDAEDALQDTLLAAWRGMGNFRRESGFGTWVYKIAANAALTIVRARKSTEVEVDETYSPERDFAERLAEADLVQQAMKTMPADFRVALVLRELCDFTYAQIADYQGVGVPTVKTRISRARQAFEAAVTSGVA
- a CDS encoding GTPase — translated: MNAPEGHSGLRSSAEQLLDDVDTLLGLSGGRVIADFRTALRRPAVIAVTGRVNTGKSTLVNSLISAKLAPTSTQETTALLCRYVYGSPARAEAVLDTGNVVPVPLTGSGPVLEDIPPETIDYLQVHVQAAVLRPATIVDTPGLGSAATDNSRRTEARMLGGTDPDSPDALLYLVRDSFRPDDEEFIARFKARPGAGPGRSTVVGLVAHADNFGGGPWHGAEPVDQAQTAAAELSGRMPQLTAVLPVSALLAETVQTGALREQDVRNLRLLQGADDLRLQFADQLGAPPEVSGEDFLRLTGLIGPYGIRYGREQCGSAGQLTRWLHERSGLAALERTLQSAVIGPTESARVDGMLTGLLAAARSRSWPADARRLIEAARHAPAFHRLHEEAALDLLKADAPGHEMVAVLQGLTRDDPELDGVLPDISGSSGYLGLAAHYQSMVSTASTGAEARAARVIARSLLIRSGTAGSRP